A part of Ignavibacteriales bacterium genomic DNA contains:
- a CDS encoding GAF domain-containing sensor histidine kinase: MKFSEFKKKIDEELSASSDSSEKAKNLEIILDIVKSINHTLILEDVLQLVLNNAIKLTRSERGFIVLKNSTGKLEFKLGLDSNGKTLPEELFNISTSVVKDVFDTGQSKFIEDAQSDTNFDPSKSILRLDLRTILCSPLITEEKKIGVIYVDNKHLEKINAREITDTFEILAGQAATAIRNAQLYAGQLNAFNALQEANSQLIQAERKALKSSIDSEIGQSLQGLVHLALLENESMMRSIEILQKNPRFKEDNEEALLIDRLKLKSKVATDSIRNIQKYAQVLLETSIMNLNKDSGDLNRTIQSVIKYISPMKKFTRVIFKTELNPLPLCNYDSEQIQHLLVQLFTNSADARKDATIVIKTYSKFNSVFVEVTDNGPGIPDEKKNIFEEPFSSKRTQYGLFLCKSIIDRHRGQIGIMNLTQGAGIQFSIPVN, translated from the coding sequence ATGAAATTCTCTGAATTTAAAAAAAAGATCGATGAAGAACTTTCTGCTTCTTCTGACTCGTCTGAAAAAGCAAAAAACTTAGAGATAATTTTAGATATCGTAAAATCAATTAATCACACGCTTATTCTTGAAGATGTTCTGCAGCTTGTTTTAAATAATGCAATCAAGCTGACCAGATCGGAAAGAGGATTTATTGTATTAAAAAATTCAACCGGTAAACTTGAATTCAAGTTGGGCTTAGACTCAAATGGCAAAACGCTTCCCGAAGAACTTTTTAATATCAGCACATCCGTTGTTAAAGATGTTTTTGATACGGGGCAATCAAAATTTATTGAAGATGCACAAAGCGACACAAATTTTGATCCCAGCAAAAGTATTTTAAGACTAGACCTTCGCACTATTCTTTGCTCCCCCCTCATTACCGAGGAGAAAAAGATAGGAGTGATTTATGTTGACAACAAACATCTCGAAAAAATTAACGCCCGCGAAATAACAGATACTTTTGAAATTCTTGCCGGGCAGGCTGCAACTGCAATCCGAAATGCTCAGCTTTATGCCGGCCAGTTAAATGCGTTTAATGCTCTGCAGGAAGCCAATTCACAATTAATTCAAGCAGAAAGGAAAGCTCTTAAATCAAGTATTGATTCTGAAATTGGTCAATCATTGCAAGGACTTGTCCATCTTGCTCTTCTCGAAAATGAAAGTATGATGCGCAGCATTGAAATACTTCAAAAAAATCCTCGCTTCAAAGAAGATAATGAGGAAGCTTTACTGATTGACAGATTGAAATTAAAATCAAAAGTTGCAACTGACAGCATTCGTAATATCCAGAAGTATGCCCAGGTATTACTTGAAACTTCTATTATGAATTTGAATAAGGATAGCGGTGATCTGAATAGAACAATCCAATCAGTGATTAAATATATATCCCCGATGAAAAAATTTACACGTGTCATATTTAAAACCGAGCTTAACCCCCTGCCTCTTTGCAATTATGACTCCGAACAAATTCAGCATCTGCTTGTGCAGTTGTTTACAAATTCTGCAGATGCAAGAAAAGATGCGACTATAGTTATTAAAACATATTCAAAATTTAATTCCGTGTTCGTAGAGGTTACAGATAATGGCCCCGGCATCCCGGATGAAAAGAAAAATATTTTCGAAGAACCTTTCTCCTCAAAGCGAACTCAGTATGGACTGTTCCTCTGTAAAAGTATTATTGACCGCCACAGAGGTCAAATTGGTATAATGAATTTAACTCAAGGTGCCGGTATTCAATTTTCAATTCCTGTTAACTAA
- a CDS encoding response regulator yields MLENELKYFQQLYDQLRFPIEVVNEQGKIIYINEAFSLQWGYSIEELKEYSIFDDPEIKQNSFDLIIKKSLNENKFGSCDNFSDSLLKNKEEAVPLLRTGIFGSQLSGEKFAVLFHEDQTERILAEEEVTKARDAGKEAERLKNTFLNVLSHELRTPLNIILGYTSIIRENMRDKMSVEDKIYLDNLYSGSDRLNKSITHMLEFAQIEAGSYTLHVEVLDLISTLHNSINLIKKQASEKNIDIKSDFPAKPILVEVDTHCLENAINNILANAVKFTNRGFVEIETNVLEERDLAICKIRDTGIGISTEYLDHIFQPFSQEDLNIGRNYEGNGLGLALAKKCIEKLGGSLLVDSIKGVGTTFTFTLPLSSTMKKPVIAADFAFNQSDILILDETGEISDLIKAFLKKEFAIVTHDLRNFKIDFLKETNFGVVIFNVSKNFWQQGIIICKDIKTNDPMRRPVIIISSEFMEERISKFMEAGADKYLIKPFTKNELVEALKEVTQTQSINRDESL; encoded by the coding sequence ATGCTTGAAAATGAATTAAAATATTTCCAACAACTTTATGACCAGCTCAGATTTCCAATCGAGGTTGTAAATGAACAAGGCAAAATTATATATATCAACGAAGCCTTCTCGCTTCAGTGGGGATATTCTATTGAAGAATTGAAAGAGTACTCCATTTTCGATGACCCGGAAATTAAACAGAATAGTTTTGACTTAATTATTAAAAAATCATTGAATGAAAATAAATTCGGAAGCTGCGATAATTTTTCAGATTCTCTTTTGAAGAATAAAGAAGAGGCTGTTCCTCTCTTACGCACGGGAATTTTTGGTTCGCAATTATCGGGTGAAAAATTTGCTGTGCTTTTTCATGAAGACCAGACTGAAAGAATTCTTGCTGAAGAGGAAGTTACGAAAGCAAGAGATGCAGGCAAAGAAGCCGAGCGATTGAAAAATACTTTCTTAAATGTTCTGTCACATGAATTGAGAACTCCACTAAATATTATTCTGGGTTATACCTCAATCATTCGTGAAAATATGCGCGATAAAATGAGTGTCGAAGATAAAATATATCTCGATAATCTTTACAGCGGCAGCGATCGTCTTAATAAAAGCATAACTCACATGCTTGAATTTGCTCAAATTGAAGCAGGCAGCTACACCCTCCATGTTGAAGTGCTTGATTTAATTTCCACACTTCACAATTCTATCAACTTAATCAAAAAGCAAGCCTCCGAAAAGAATATAGACATCAAAAGTGATTTCCCCGCAAAGCCTATTCTTGTTGAGGTTGATACGCATTGCCTTGAGAATGCAATAAATAATATCCTGGCTAATGCCGTGAAGTTTACAAACAGAGGCTTCGTTGAAATTGAAACAAATGTTCTTGAAGAACGCGACCTTGCAATTTGTAAAATCAGAGATACCGGTATTGGCATTTCAACTGAATACCTGGATCATATCTTCCAGCCATTTTCCCAGGAAGATCTGAACATTGGCAGAAATTACGAAGGAAATGGTTTAGGATTAGCCTTGGCGAAAAAATGCATCGAGAAGCTCGGCGGTTCACTTTTGGTTGATAGTATTAAAGGGGTGGGTACAACTTTCACCTTCACTTTGCCGCTTTCTTCCACTATGAAAAAGCCTGTCATAGCTGCAGATTTTGCTTTTAATCAATCCGATATTTTAATACTTGATGAAACCGGTGAAATATCCGATTTAATAAAAGCTTTTCTCAAAAAAGAATTCGCAATCGTCACCCACGACCTTCGCAACTTTAAAATAGATTTCCTGAAGGAGACCAACTTTGGAGTTGTGATTTTTAATGTAAGCAAAAACTTCTGGCAGCAGGGAATTATTATTTGTAAAGATATTAAAACCAACGATCCGATGAGGCGGCCAGTGATTATTATTTCAAGCGAATTTATGGAAGAAAGAATTTCTAAATTTATGGAAGCCGGCGCCGATAAATATCTTATTAAGCCTTTCACTAAAAATGAGCTTGTTGAAGCATTAAAAGAAGTAACGCAAACACAATCTATTAACCGGGATGAATCTTTGTGA